The following are from one region of the Petrotoga mobilis SJ95 genome:
- a CDS encoding ABC transporter substrate-binding protein: MKRLVMFVFMVSLLGVLSFPVTIEFWHAMSGDRIALIEDIVSDFEEAYPDINVNAQYSGSYPETLNKLIAGVQSGNAPHIVQIYEIGTRLMIDSGVIVPVQDLLDQDDSYDVGVLLEPILNYYKVDGKLYSMPFNSSTALLYYNKTLFEEAGLDPNRPPQTYEELLEYSRILTKKDSRGNTVQYGLTWPTHSWIIEQLMAAADAPLVNNDNGRTARATEAVFNSEAGLKIFELFDQLNEEGLILNTAREDWSAARQNFISGKAAMLYTSTSDVKMFQEGLKSNGYELGTAFLPVPDISVSGGPVIGGASLWLIAGHPDEETKAAWEFLKFVNREDQQIRWHQGTGYFPVRKDAIQRLHYEGFYAENPNYFTSLLQLLLAKRNFNSAGAVIGVFPETRETIEIAYERMVDGQMTPEEALSWAENQVTELIQEYNEFYQ; encoded by the coding sequence GTGAAAAGGTTGGTTATGTTTGTATTTATGGTTTCTTTGTTAGGTGTTTTGTCTTTTCCTGTTACCATAGAATTTTGGCATGCGATGAGTGGAGACAGGATAGCTTTGATCGAAGATATTGTGAGTGATTTTGAAGAGGCTTATCCAGACATAAATGTAAATGCACAATATTCAGGAAGTTATCCTGAGACGTTGAATAAGCTTATTGCAGGGGTACAATCCGGGAATGCACCTCACATAGTACAGATTTACGAAATAGGTACAAGATTGATGATAGACAGCGGTGTCATAGTTCCTGTCCAAGATTTACTTGATCAAGATGATTCTTATGATGTAGGGGTTTTGTTGGAACCGATATTAAATTATTACAAAGTTGATGGGAAGTTGTACTCCATGCCTTTCAATTCATCTACCGCTTTGTTGTATTACAACAAAACGCTCTTTGAAGAAGCAGGCTTAGATCCAAATAGACCTCCTCAAACTTACGAAGAACTACTGGAATACTCCAGAATTTTAACAAAGAAAGACTCAAGAGGAAATACAGTGCAATACGGATTAACTTGGCCTACCCATTCATGGATAATTGAACAACTTATGGCTGCCGCTGATGCGCCACTTGTTAACAACGATAACGGAAGAACCGCTAGAGCGACAGAGGCTGTTTTCAATAGTGAAGCGGGTTTAAAAATATTTGAACTGTTTGATCAGTTGAACGAAGAAGGTTTAATTCTTAACACAGCTAGGGAAGACTGGAGTGCTGCTAGACAAAATTTCATTTCTGGTAAAGCTGCTATGCTCTACACTTCAACATCTGATGTAAAGATGTTTCAAGAAGGGTTAAAAAGCAATGGCTACGAGTTAGGTACAGCCTTTTTGCCTGTTCCAGATATAAGTGTCAGTGGAGGTCCAGTTATTGGTGGAGCAAGCTTATGGTTGATAGCCGGACACCCAGATGAAGAAACAAAAGCTGCTTGGGAATTTTTGAAGTTTGTCAATCGTGAAGATCAACAAATAAGATGGCACCAAGGTACAGGGTATTTCCCAGTAAGAAAAGATGCCATTCAGAGGTTGCATTATGAAGGGTTTTATGCCGAGAACCCAAATTACTTCACTTCCTTATTGCAACTATTGCTAGCTAAAAGAAATTTCAACTCAGCTGGAGCAGTTATTGGCGTCTTCCCTGAAACCCGAGAGACTATAGAAATAGCATATGAAAGAATGGTTGATGGGCAAATGACACCTGAAGAGGCATTGAGTTGGGCTGAAAACCAAGTGACAGAATTAATCCAAGAATATAACGAATTCTATCAGTAA
- a CDS encoding MFS transporter, whose translation MKSEKLPLKTKLFYASGDIFGGGAFNIINFFYAIFLTDVIGLKMQYIAPILLIGKIWDAVTDPLMGFITDNTRTRFGRRRPYLLAGTFLVFISFFILWYPASFPNQLGKFIYALIAYIAFTTVYTMVMTPYTALGAELTLDYHERTSLNSYRLAFSLAAGLVCAVLPMLIVNAFSDIRTGYIMMAITFGLIFSIPWIGVFLFTKERKEFSKEKSAFNFFNMFFEPFKIKSFRLLIAMYLFAYLSIDVVSTIFAYYTKYYIGNEGLLPIALGALFITEIVFIPFYAFIAKKTSKNISYILGALVWCVAGFILFTLPPDVTMFHIILMAATIGAGVSGVAVMPHTIFGDVTDVAELKFGKREEGTLSGLMTFVRKVASGLAVAGVTFSLGIAGFVNPIDGVEQLQPESFLFALRFIISFVPIILLVLGIIAAVRYPLNPKRHEKLREYLEAKRENETIKEELEKEITELKKELI comes from the coding sequence GTGAAAAGTGAAAAACTACCTTTGAAAACTAAGTTGTTCTATGCGTCGGGGGATATTTTTGGTGGTGGTGCTTTCAATATAATAAATTTTTTCTACGCTATCTTCCTTACTGATGTCATTGGTCTGAAAATGCAGTATATTGCTCCCATTCTTTTGATTGGTAAGATTTGGGATGCCGTTACAGATCCTTTGATGGGATTCATTACAGATAATACAAGAACTAGGTTTGGCAGAAGAAGACCTTACTTGTTGGCAGGAACATTTTTGGTCTTTATATCTTTTTTCATTCTTTGGTATCCGGCAAGTTTTCCTAATCAATTGGGGAAATTCATTTACGCGTTAATTGCATATATAGCTTTTACAACCGTTTATACAATGGTGATGACTCCTTATACTGCTTTAGGAGCAGAACTAACCTTAGATTACCATGAAAGGACATCTTTAAATTCCTATAGGCTTGCCTTTTCATTGGCGGCGGGGCTGGTTTGTGCAGTGCTTCCAATGTTAATTGTGAATGCTTTTTCTGATATCAGAACAGGTTATATAATGATGGCAATAACCTTTGGCTTGATCTTTTCAATTCCATGGATAGGTGTTTTTCTATTCACCAAGGAAAGAAAAGAGTTCTCTAAAGAAAAAAGTGCCTTCAACTTTTTCAATATGTTTTTTGAACCTTTTAAAATCAAGAGCTTTCGGCTACTTATCGCTATGTATCTTTTTGCATACTTATCGATAGATGTAGTTTCAACTATCTTTGCCTATTATACTAAATATTATATTGGAAATGAAGGCCTACTTCCCATAGCGTTAGGCGCTCTTTTCATAACCGAAATTGTTTTTATCCCATTTTATGCCTTTATTGCTAAAAAGACATCCAAAAATATCTCATATATTTTAGGTGCATTAGTATGGTGTGTTGCGGGATTCATTCTTTTTACGTTGCCTCCTGATGTAACGATGTTCCACATAATTTTAATGGCGGCAACAATAGGAGCGGGAGTTTCAGGGGTTGCAGTTATGCCTCATACTATATTTGGGGATGTAACCGATGTTGCTGAATTAAAATTCGGTAAAAGAGAAGAGGGTACTTTGAGTGGTTTGATGACGTTTGTGAGGAAAGTGGCATCTGGCTTGGCTGTTGCCGGAGTTACTTTTTCATTAGGAATAGCGGGATTTGTTAACCCAATAGACGGAGTAGAACAACTTCAACCTGAGAGTTTTTTGTTTGCATTGAGATTTATAATCTCTTTCGTCCCCATAATCTTATTGGTTTTAGGAATAATTGCTGCAGTTAGATATCCTTTAAATCCGAAAAGACATGAAAAATTAAGAGAATATCTAGAGGCAAAAAGAGAGAATGAAACAATAAAAGAGGAGTTAGAAAAAGAAATAACCGAATTGAAAAAGGAATTGATTTAA
- a CDS encoding ABC transporter permease, which translates to MVKIFKTIKAEFGKYLIEFRTYYPDHIVSLVVTYILFAGFFLGFRNTGNLSEGFYIGFLCWYFASNIISESSVSISFEKQAGTFEQLLLKPVNVEFLCLIKTFIWLIFSSIQVVFLLLLVKLTLPIQLKFDIRIIPILIITLIGLSGFGLFLAALTLRYTKTASFEGIISYFLLFFTGTIINVNAMPKIFQIVSKSLPLTQGIMISTNILENRAVSPLQILTLCLNSFFYLFLGIIIFKIIYNKTKLVGLNTDY; encoded by the coding sequence ATGGTCAAAATATTTAAAACAATAAAAGCTGAATTTGGGAAATACCTTATCGAATTTAGAACCTATTATCCTGATCACATAGTAAGCTTAGTGGTGACCTACATATTATTTGCCGGATTTTTCCTAGGTTTCAGAAACACAGGTAATTTAAGTGAAGGTTTCTACATAGGATTTTTATGCTGGTATTTCGCTTCTAATATAATAAGTGAATCCTCAGTTTCCATATCGTTTGAAAAACAGGCTGGGACTTTCGAGCAGCTTCTTTTAAAGCCTGTTAATGTCGAGTTTTTATGCTTAATAAAAACATTCATATGGTTGATATTCTCATCTATTCAAGTTGTTTTTCTTTTGTTGTTGGTGAAACTTACTTTACCTATTCAATTAAAATTCGATATAAGAATAATTCCTATTCTCATCATAACTTTAATTGGACTTTCAGGATTTGGGTTATTCTTGGCAGCTTTGACACTCAGATACACTAAAACCGCATCATTTGAAGGCATAATATCGTACTTTCTTTTATTTTTTACAGGAACAATAATAAACGTAAATGCAATGCCCAAAATTTTTCAAATTGTTAGCAAAAGTCTTCCACTAACACAAGGAATAATGATTTCAACAAATATCCTTGAGAATCGAGCAGTCTCGCCATTACAGATTTTAACACTTTGTCTGAACAGCTTCTTTTATCTATTCTTGGGGATAATTATCTTCAAGATTATATACAACAAAACCAAATTGGTGGGTCTTAACACAGATTATTAA
- a CDS encoding ABC transporter ATP-binding protein, whose amino-acid sequence MILKAENLTKSFKNGKKEHIVLNSIDFEVKEGEIFSILGPNGAGKTTLIKLMTKLLNPNNGSIYYKGKNIAKIGEKYYKEIGCVLEGNRNTYWFLSSLENIFYFGRLYGLKDGYIKKKGYELLEFFELIDDKDKKVGQFSLGMQQKLSIIISLIHQPKILFLDEPTLGLDVVSKLDIIDKLKQLSKNEGVTIILTSHQMDVIEKTADRVLLLKDSKIHFLDTIDKLKSMYSKNKYLLKIEGDFTKKQIDKYFDGLTIGNHTRNESYTEIEFYTDYCTMQQNFLKSMINDGIKITEFFKIETDLEEIIYMFLKNQGDGQNI is encoded by the coding sequence ATGATACTAAAAGCAGAAAATCTTACAAAAAGCTTTAAAAATGGGAAAAAAGAACATATTGTTTTAAACTCAATTGATTTTGAGGTAAAAGAAGGGGAAATTTTCAGCATTCTTGGGCCGAATGGCGCTGGAAAAACAACCCTTATAAAGTTAATGACAAAATTATTAAATCCAAACAACGGGAGTATATACTACAAAGGAAAGAATATCGCAAAAATTGGTGAAAAATACTATAAGGAGATAGGGTGTGTTCTTGAAGGGAATAGAAACACATATTGGTTTCTTTCTTCGTTAGAGAATATCTTTTATTTCGGAAGATTGTATGGCTTAAAAGATGGATACATAAAGAAAAAAGGCTATGAATTACTTGAATTTTTTGAGCTAATAGATGACAAGGACAAAAAGGTTGGACAATTCTCTCTTGGGATGCAGCAGAAGCTCTCCATAATAATTTCGTTGATTCATCAGCCAAAAATACTATTTCTCGATGAGCCTACACTTGGCCTCGATGTTGTGTCAAAACTCGATATAATTGATAAACTCAAACAGCTTTCCAAAAATGAAGGAGTAACAATAATATTGACATCTCACCAAATGGATGTTATCGAAAAAACCGCTGATAGGGTATTGCTTCTCAAAGATTCAAAAATTCATTTCCTTGATACTATTGATAAGCTAAAAAGTATGTATTCAAAAAATAAATATCTACTAAAAATAGAAGGAGATTTCACTAAAAAACAAATCGATAAGTATTTTGATGGATTGACGATAGGAAATCACACAAGAAATGAAAGTTACACAGAAATAGAATTCTACACAGATTACTGTACCATGCAGCAAAATTTTTTAAAATCAATGATAAACGATGGAATTAAAATAACAGAATTCTTCAAAATAGAAACCGATTTGGAGGAGATTATCTATATGTTTTTAAAAAATCAAGGGGATGGTCAAAATATTTAA
- a CDS encoding MFS transporter, with translation MKELFHNRNYMLYWFSSAFTMAASNIVQFMLSLYVLDTTGSATLFATMLSITIFPRLLFSPIAGVFGDRFDRKNWMFLLGLCSGITIALFGILHESGIILTIWIIYVLVILLETFETFYSSSSVGIIPLIVKKEEIGVATSFADIDEGIVGIIGPLLAATFYATIGIGVGLIMAGVISFFGSVLLLFMHTQDIKDGEENVKNTIWKDFLDGVNLVKKEPFLRKLVILAPLTNFFLTSAFNISLVFFLRNKLNVSDIVFGGYEAILSVMVLIAPFIAMKLLKKEDAANLLPPLIFGITIGFTVLATIVIFNYFQILGQLSTIIILCIASGIIVAIIEIMNIASSVMFKTLVSIKFLGRVISIVNLLATISIPLGQMIYGIMNDFYPIYWTLILSAGGFFLMYFLSASILKDLAKPKERMCKKED, from the coding sequence TTGAAAGAATTATTTCACAACAGGAATTATATGCTCTATTGGTTTAGCAGTGCTTTTACTATGGCAGCAAGCAACATTGTTCAATTTATGCTTTCATTGTACGTTTTGGATACAACAGGTTCTGCTACTCTTTTTGCAACTATGCTATCCATAACCATCTTCCCAAGATTGTTATTTTCTCCCATCGCAGGAGTTTTTGGAGATCGTTTCGACAGAAAAAACTGGATGTTTTTGTTAGGGCTATGTTCAGGAATCACAATAGCTTTATTTGGAATACTTCACGAATCAGGAATTATTTTAACTATTTGGATAATCTATGTATTAGTCATATTATTGGAAACATTTGAAACATTTTACAGCAGCTCATCCGTTGGAATAATACCCCTTATAGTAAAAAAAGAAGAAATAGGTGTAGCAACTTCTTTTGCGGATATTGATGAAGGGATAGTAGGGATTATTGGTCCTCTTTTAGCAGCAACGTTCTATGCCACCATTGGAATAGGTGTAGGACTAATAATGGCAGGTGTTATATCATTCTTTGGATCTGTACTTCTTCTTTTTATGCATACTCAGGATATTAAAGATGGTGAAGAAAACGTTAAAAATACAATTTGGAAAGATTTTTTAGATGGGGTTAACCTTGTAAAAAAAGAACCATTCTTAAGAAAATTAGTAATCCTCGCTCCACTGACAAACTTTTTCCTGACCTCGGCTTTCAACATAAGCTTAGTGTTTTTTTTAAGAAATAAATTGAATGTCTCTGATATAGTATTTGGTGGTTACGAGGCTATTTTATCGGTGATGGTTTTAATAGCTCCATTTATAGCCATGAAATTACTAAAAAAAGAAGACGCCGCTAATTTATTACCTCCCTTAATCTTCGGAATTACTATTGGTTTTACAGTCTTAGCCACCATTGTCATTTTCAATTACTTTCAAATTCTCGGTCAACTTTCAACGATAATTATTTTATGCATAGCTAGCGGTATAATTGTTGCCATAATAGAAATTATGAATATCGCATCATCAGTTATGTTTAAAACATTAGTCTCAATTAAATTTTTGGGAAGGGTTATCTCCATAGTCAATCTTCTTGCTACTATCTCTATTCCTCTTGGACAGATGATATATGGAATTATGAATGATTTTTATCCTATTTACTGGACATTAATATTATCAGCAGGAGGATTTTTCTTAATGTACTTTTTATCAGCCTCTATTTTAAAAGACCTAGCAAAACCAAAAGAGCGAATGTGTAAGAAGGAGGATTGA